Genomic DNA from Aphanothece sacrum FPU1:
AAGCAGTATAAAGCAAACCATAGTTTTTGAGAAAAAAACGTTGACGAGAATCAAACCAATATTGAGGACGACGTTTTGGTGGAACTTTGGTGTTAGTTACCCCTGAACTTTGTCCGACTAAATGAATCACTCGACTTTCAGGAACATACCAACAATTCCATCCTGCTTGATGCGCTCGTAAACAAAAATCTACCTCTTCAAAATACATAAAATAACCTTCGTCAAGTAGTCCAATAGCTTCAAAAACTTCACGACGAATAATCATACTTGCACCTGCAACCCAGTCTGTTTGACAATCAACAACAGAAACTGGAGGGGCGATTATCCAAGGTTTTAATAACGTTGAGACAATGCCTAAACATAGGGAATTATCAAACTCACTGAAAATAGAATGGAACCGGAAGGCTGAGCATTGAGGTGTTCCATCAGGTTCTTCCAAGCGACTCCCCGCAATGCCAACCTGGGGATTTTTATTCATAAAATCTACTAAGATTTTTATCCCATCTGGATGTACAATCGTATCTGGATTTAGTAATAAGAAATAGGGGGGAGGAGAAGAGGATTCTAAGACAGGACGAATGGCTAGATTATTGCCAAAAGCAAACCCCCCATTCTTGTCTGAAGCAATTAGTGAAACCCAAGAAGACCAAGCTTCATTGTTAATGGCTTCTTGAATTTTTTTCACTGAACCATCTGCTGAATCGTTATCAACAACTACCACTTTCATACTAGGAAGTGATTGGATTTCATTCGTCAGAGATTTTAAGCAATCAATAGTCAAATCTGGTGTTTTGTAGTTGACAATAACTACTAATATTTCAGAAGAATCTGGGACTTTAGTTTGTTCTGGCATCAGTAATCTACCTAAGTTTTTTTACTTAATTAGTGATACTTGCTTACTATGATTATTTAGCAATTTATACTGAAAAAATGTAGTTTAAGTTGCTCATTTTTGGATTGTAACATAGATTAGTAAGAATTGCTTCTATAATTATGGTTTTACAAGACTTATTATGTTAAAATTTTAGTAAAAAATTGATAAATTGCTAAAATGGATAATATCCCTCAACTTGGGCTACTGTGGGCATATTATCCATTAAATGATTTTCCTTAATTATGATTTTATTTTTTCCTTATAAATGCTTTTAGTAAAACTATTTTCTGCTCTCGTATAAACATAGGTTTCTGGCTTTGTAATTCGTTCCGTTTTAAATTTATCTTCAATTCTGTTCCATAAATCCGTATCTTCTCCATAGGGAAGATCTTGAAATCCTTTAATTTGAAAGAAAACATAACGTTTACCAAAAATCGTTGGACACATAACACAATCTCGCAAACTAATTGTTTTATCCTGCTGATAATAGTCAACAATAAAAATTTCTTCTTCTAGTTCAAATCCTCCCGTAATTGCTTCTAATTCTGGATGAGATTCCATATACTCTAATCTTGATTCTAAGTGATTGGATTTATAACTATCGTCACTATCTAAAAATGTGATATAATTTCCAAAACAAGCTTGAATTCCTGCATTTCTGGCATGAGCAAGTCCTCTATTAGTATGACGAAAATAACGAATTCTTTCATTATTTTCTACAAAAGGATTGACTATTTCAAAAGTATTATCCTTACTGCCATCATCAATCACTAATAATTCCCAATTTTTGAAAGTTTGATTGATGACACTTTCAATAGCTTTTTTGAGATAGTTAGCTCGATTATAAGTAATTAAAATAATAGAAATTTCTGGTTTGACATTAAAGTTGATCGGACTCATATTAGATTAACTCTCAAAGTTTTCGATAGAATGTGCTATAATATCATTATATAACGTTTTAGCCCATGTTTAATATCCGTTAGTAGTTTAATATGACCTCAATTAATTCATCTGCTGTCACTCCGAAAACGGTTGAACTCGCCCCCAAATATAATATTCCCTTAGTACTGATTGGCATAGCGATCGCCTTACTTTTTATTCAACCTTGGCTAAGTTTACCCCTAGCATTATTCGGGTTATTTCTGTTAATACAAACAGTAACTATCCGTTTACAGTTTACCCCAACTGCGTTAGATGTTTACCGTTCTAATAAATTACTTCGTCACTTTCCTTATTCAGAGTGGCAAAATTGGGAGATTTTCTGGTATCCGGTACCGATTCTCTTTTATTTTAAAGAAGTTAATAGTATTCATTTTTTACCCATTATCTTTGATGCCAAGACATTAAAAATTTGTTTAGAAGAACACTATCCCTTGGTAAAATAAAAGGGCTATTTTATTCTTTTGAAATGCTCGCAGTTGCAAATATTAATAATTACTCGAATAGACCGCGCAGGCGGGCTTTGTTCCTATAGCCCAACCCTTTAGGGTTAGGCCTTATACCCACCAAAACGATGAGATATGTTAACAATTATTGGTTGTGGTAATTTGAATCGTTGTGATGATGCAGTCGGAGTAATTATTGCTCAAAAATTACAACAATTTTTCAGAGAAAATACCTTATCTAACATTCGTATTTATGACTGTGGAACTGCCGGAATGGAAGTAATGTTTCAAGCGAGGGGTAGTCAAAAATTAATCATTATTGATGCTTGTTCTACGGGATCAGAACCCGGCACTATTTATAAAGTTCCTGGGGAAGAATTAGAAGCTTTACCAGAACCTAGTTATAGTTTACATGATTTTCGTTGGGATCACGCTTTAGCAGCAGGAAAAAAGATATTTCAAGAAGATTTTCCCAAGGATGTAATTGTCTATCTTATTGAAGCAGAAAACTTGGGATTAGGATTAGAAATAAGTCCTAGTTTACAACCAGCAATCACTCAAGTTATTGACTGGATACAGCAAGAAATTAGAGACTTTATCGACATAAAGGAAAACTAACTGTAAAGGTACTGCCTTTTCCTAATTGAGAGGTAACTCCGATGCTTCCTCCCATTCCTTCTACTAAGGTTTTAACAATAGAAAGTCCTAGTCCTGTTCCGCCTGTAGTGCGACTTCTAGCTTCATCAACTCGATAAAATCGCTCAAAAATTCGGACTTGATCAGACAGAGGAATTCCGATTCCATGATCACATATTTCTAAAATTGCTTTCTCTTGAATTTGAACAAGTTTAACCATAATAGGAGACTGTTCACTCGAATATTTAACCCCATTATCAATTAAATTTAATAAGACTTGTTTAAGACGATTACTATCAACTTTAATTATCACTTTATCAGAAGGTAACACAAATTCAATTAAGCGATCGTTATATTGACTTACCATTCCTTTAACTTCATCGAATAATTCATTTAAAATCAAGGGTTCTAGATGAAAGTGCATTCGTCCACTATCAGCCCTAGCTAAGTCTAATAAATCCTGTAATAATTGAATTGTACGGTTAGCTTCTGAAGCGGCAATTTCTAATGCGTCTCGCTGCATATCCGTTAGATTAGTACCTCGTCTCAAAATGCTTTGCAAATAACCTGATACTAGAGTTAAAGGTGTTCTTAATTCATGGGAAACATTACTGACTAATTGACGTTGATGTTCATAATTATCTGCTAAACGAAGTAAAGTTGTTTCTAAAGTTTGTGCTAATTCTTTGACCTCACTGGGAGCATTTTTTAATTCAATTTGTACTTCTCCTAATTTTTCAGGAGAAATATTAGCGGTAAGATGACTAATACGGGCTAAAGGTTGAAGAGAACGCCATATATACCAAGCAATTGCTACTGTCATGCAAATAATAGCAATTAAACTAGCAAAGCTAAGACTACCGATTAAACTGAGAAACATTGTTTGATCATTAGTGATATCTTGGGCAATATAAAATTGTCCTAAATTAACTCCTTTAACCTTTAATTTCGTCGAACATAATAACCAATAACGTCCATTTACTAATTGTAGATTAGGTTGAGAGGAGAGATCTTTAAAAGAGACTAAGATATTTTTTTGAGGGGACATTTTAAGAGATACAGATTGAGCAGAAATTTTACCTTGAGGAGTTTTAACCCACAATAAAGTATAAGTGTTAGTTAAATTATCGATGGCTTTTTGCATTCCTTCTTCTAAAGTCACCATATCACTATAAATTTCTACATCGTGAGGAAAACGGCCTACAATATATTGAGTATTATTTTTATGAGTAATGATTAAAATTTGCTGCATTCGCCAACTAATCCAACTGACTACCCCTGTTAGTCCTAAAATAGAAACAACAGCGATTCCTAGGGTTAATCTCATCTGTAATGAGGTAGGATTTAATATTTTTCCCCAATAATGGATTAGTTTCATGGATTACAGCTAACAGAGAGGATCTACCTTTTCTACTTTCTCAGACTAAAATAAATGTATTGTGATTAACGTCTGAGTTTTTGCTGAAAGAGTTAATAAATTAAATAGACACTTAATAATTTTTTCGGGTTTTTCTAGGAATAAATCGCTAAAATCTTAGTGAGATTTGCTAATTAGTTGGAGATTCGGACAATGACAGAACCATTCAGATTTAGCAGTGGTCAACTAGCTTACAGTGTACAAGAGTTAGTAGGAGTCTGCCAACAGTTCCCCCAAGAAGGAATTACTTACTTAAAACGAGGGGATTTTGAAAAATGGCTGGCTTATATTGGAGAAGGGGAATTATCCCTCAAAACTCAAAAATTGAGACAAAATTCAGTGAATGATACCGCAAAGTTAACTCAGTTTTTAGAGATTTGTCAGGGTAAGCAAGCTGATAAATTATCTTCTACTCAACCCTCTGATATAACCTCTACACCTCCTAACCCTTTAGTCAATGCACTTCAATCTATTTTGAGTTTCTTTACAGGCAAAAAATCTGTCTCCAGCGATTCTAATTAACTCAATTGATTAAATTGAATTATATCATATTTTCGGGAATTAGATTTGTTTTTTTCCCGATTTTTAATATTATTCATTATCAAAGTTTTGTGCCTCTACCCAACCTACAAAAATTGCTTATTCTACTTGAATTCCACTACTTGATAATTGAGTTACCCAAAATTCTAAGTCTGGATCATTAATCATTTCTTTTGCCTGCTTTTTAATGGTTTCTGCTTCTATTTTAGATTCACATAATGTAAACACGGTTGGACCTGATCCTGACATCATGGTTCCCAGTCCCCCTAGTTGTTGTAAAATATCTCTTAACTGAGCAACTTTTGGATATTCTGGTAACACAATCTTTTCTAAATCATTGTGTATTAATTCTCCAATCTTAACCCCATTTTTTTGTGTAATTGCTTGTACAAATGGGCCAGAATGTACCTCCGATGAACGAGATAAAACTTCCCCATGATCCCTAATATAAGTTTCAACAAATTGTTTTTTATAGGTTTGATAGGCCCAAGGAGTAGAAACCGCAATACTGTTATATTTTGCCAAAACTACCCATAAATTATCTAAATCTTGAATAGGGTCTAATTTTTCTCCTCTCCCTGTTGCGATCGCGGTTCCTCCTCCTATACAAAAGGGGACATCTGACCCTAATTTTTCGCCTAAACGTCGTAATGCTGGTAAGGTTAACCCTAGTTCCCACATTAAGTCTAGCCCGACTAAAATAGCTGCCGCATTAGTTGAACCTCCTGCTAACCCTGCTGCAACTGGAATACGTTTATCTAAAGTAATGTCTATTCCCCCATAATTTGCAAAAGCGGTAGGAAATTCTTGTATCATTAATTGGGCGGCCCGATAAGCTAAATTAGTGGCATCTAAGGGAACTTGAGGATGGTCACAATGTAAGCGAATGTGTTGAGTTCCATTAGGTCGAATTTCTAGACGATCAGCTAACTCAATACTTTGAAGAATCATTACTAATTCATGATAACCATCAAGGCGATCGCCAATAATTTCTAAATATAAATTAATTTTAGCAGGGGCAATTAAGGTATAAGGTTTCATAAAGAAAGGAAAAATAATTCTGATTTATTTATACCATTATTTGAGTCAGTTGACCTAATTTTAATCTTTTTTAATCATTTTTTTCAGATTCTAAAACTTTCGTTACTGTTAAAGATAATTCAGGAAAAGTTAAAGAAATAATTGTATCTTGATTAGTGAATTTTTTTTCTTCGTAAAATCCATCTTCTAATTGAAGAATAGAAATAGTATTTTCTAAGGGATCAATAATCCAATATTCAGGAATTCCTAATGCTGCATATTCTGATCTTTTATAACGATAATCTCGTTTAATTGAATCAGGACTAATTACTTCTACAACTAATAAAGGAGGGGTTTCACTAATAGCTGATTTATCCAGATATTCCCTGATTTCTTCTAAGGGAATAATATAAAGATCAGGCAGTCTAGATTTACGCCATCCGGTTCTAATTCCTGCATCTTTAAGACATACCCAAGGCAAGTTAAGCTGTTTAATTTGTTTGTCAAATTCTTGTTCTAAGAACTTAGCAATCAGTAAATGTCTAAAGGTAGGAGGATTCATAATTTCTAGTTTTCCGTTGACCAATTCATAACGATTATCTGGATCATCATTATAGTTACAATATTCTTCAAAAGTGTATAAGCTTTCTTGAGTTTTTAACATTATATTTTACCAATTATTTAACCAAATTTAATCATTTCTCGCCCTTGCATAAGGGGTTTTTCTCCTCTTAAAAGTGTCTCCAGTGTCTGCCGAATTCTAGGAGCATCTGGAGGACATCCCGGAACAAATAAATCTACTGAAATTACTTCATGTACTGGACGAACTTTATCTAATAATTCGGGAACAATTCCAGGTTCATCTGGTAATTGTGGGGTAATATCTCCTAATTCTAAATAAGCTCGTTTTAACACTAAATCTGGTCCTCCCATCATATTTCTCATGGCAGGAACATTAGCAGTTACGGCACAATCTCCAAAGGAAATAACAAATTTTGTATTTTTCCTTACTTGCTGAATTAATTCTAGATTATCTTCATTAGCGATCGCTCCTTCTACTAAACAAATATCTACATCTTTTGGATATTTTTTGATATCTGAACCAACGGGACTATAAACAACTTCAACTTTTTGCGCTAATTCTAATAGCCACTCGTCTAAATCTAAAAAAGACATATGACAACCCGAACAACCCGCTAACCAAACTGTAGCTAATTTAATTTTACGCATAATTTACTCTCTAATTTCTAACTAAAATTATCTTGTCCATTCATGTTTTTCTCTAGCATTAACAATGAATTCTAATTTAGAGCGATCGCGTTCTTTTTCTGCTACTGTAGATCCCTTACGGAAAATAGCTCCTGTGGGACAAGCATCAACACATTTACCGCAAGATGTACAAGCTTCTACTGTCCCCCAAGGTTGATTTAATCCTGATATAATTTTACACTCAGATCCTCGATTTGCCACATCCCAAACATGGGCCCCTTCAATTTCATCACAGACTCTTACACAACGAGTACACAGAATACAACGGTTATGATCAATACCAAACATTGGGTGAGAAACATCAATTTCTCGCTTAGGAAACTGATAAGGAAAACGAGAATGATCCATACCTACAGCAATGGCCATATCTTGTAATTCACAGTTATTATTAGCCACACAAACAGCACAAAAATGGTTTCCTTCTGCAAAGAAAAGTTCAATTGTCATGCGACGATATTCTTGCAGTTTTAGTGTGTTAGTCTGCACCACCATTTCTTCTGCAACTTGGGTAACACAAGCAGGAAATAATTTATTTGATCCTTCTATTTCTACTAAACAAAGACGACAAGCTGCTGCTTCAGAAACCCCATCTAAATGACATAAGGTAGGAATAAAAATTCCGGCTTCTTTCGTAGCATCAAGAATGGTACTTCCTTCTTCAATGGCTATGTTTTGATTATCAATGATTAGGGTTCTAACAGTCATATTTTTAATCCCTCAATAAAGCTCATATTTGCTTAAGATTAAATCTGTTTCTAAATGAATTATAGTCTAACGTTTACTCAATTAACTGAACTTCATCACAAATTGTAAAATAGGGATTAATCTTTCTTAAATAAAGATTAATTGTTCATAATTTATGATAGGGAAATATCAAAATTGCAGAAAACTTTAATTAAACAGATTTTTTCAACCTAGAATAAACTGTAGTTAACCCTTGAACATTACCCACATTTCCAGGAAATAAAATTACAGGTAAATTAGGAAATAAAGGATGATCTTTTTCGGTGCTTATCATTGAACATCCGGCTAAAACTTGACCTAATAAACGTGCCGATCGCAAATTTAAACCCGTACTTAAAACATCATTAGAAGTGATTCCACCCTTACTAATTAAAAATCCCATATCAGAGGGTAAACCTTGCACAATGTCCATTAATAAAGCAGAAACCGCAATACCAAAATCCAACCTTTGTTGTACGGTATCAAAGGTTAATTCTTCTCGACTGGTATAAACTACAGGAGTTTTATCTGTTTGATAAACTGTGTTAACTCGGTTTAATATATCTTCTAATAACTTATCCTTCTGATTAGGATTATCTCGTAATTTTTTAACATCAACTTCTATTCCAACTACCTCAGATTGTTGTAATAAATCTTCTAATTGTTGAGTAGTTTTCTTAACATGAGATCCTACAATAACCACACCAGGATTAGCAGTAGGCTTATATTTTGCCATTTCTTCTGCCCCAATAGGTTGGAGGCCAAGTTGTGCTAAAGATGTTAAAATACTAGCAGCACTGCGAAATAAAAATCGTTTTCCTGATGCAGCAGCTTTTAATAAATCTTCAGCAAATTTATCTAAATCTTCTTGAACTTCTCCGTCAACAACTGCACATTGATTATCCTTTAATTGCAGCAATCTTTCTAAACTTCCTTGACGGATATCAGTTAATAAAAATCTCTCTACTTCAGTCGCTTTTATACGTCCGTTTGTCTTTTCTTCGACATAATCAGGCAGATAACTATAGTGATAACCAAAAACCGAATCTTGAGCAAATTCTGTTTGATGAACCGGGGTTAACTTACCCTCTATTTTTAAATAATGAACACTCTCAAGAGTTTGTCTTCCCCCTTCAAAAAAAGCAGGAATCAAAAAATGAGCATCAAAACCTCCTAACTCCTCAGCAATGACATCTGTTTCGATGGGATAATGACCTCTAAGAGTCGAATCAGAACGACTAACAATAACAAAATCTGTGATATTTTCTGCCGCGATCGCTAATTTAAGATTATGACAAACTTCTCTAGTGATTTGGCTGGCATTTTCAGGGGTTAATGCTCTAGTATTAGTGAGAATAAAGACAATAGGAACCTCATCCCTTAAACCTAATCTGAGGGTGTCTACATCCCATTGCATCAATAATAAACAACTGTGAACGGTTTGGGAACCCGTCGGATCATCATCTAAGACAATAATTTTCGGTTGCTGATTCATCTTTTTGCTTCCAATACCATCGTTATCATTGTCCCATGATTTGTCCCTAAGTTGCTACCCTTTTAACCTGTGTTCGGTGTTAGGAGTTCGGAGGTCGTCGTGGATGATTTTTTCAACGAGAGAATAAGGCTTATATACTCCTTTTTTTGTCAGTTGTCCACCTGATTTATTATGTAATATTATTTAGATATCTAGATTGAGTTTATGGCTCTACCGGACTTACTATGCTAAACTAATTATTAATAACAGACCTTATGTCTGATCCTATAAAAACTAAGTCCGACGAGCGCGGACTAAACGATAGGTTGCGTAGGCAACCTTGGTTTGTATAGCTTAACTCTTTAGAGTTAAAGTCTATATTTGTAATAATTTAGCATAACTTGTCCGGTAGAGCCGAGTTTATTTTACCCTTAAATTAACTAGATTTCATCAGGATTAATTCCTAATTCCCTTAACTTGTCCCTTAATTTGGACGACTTTTCCCTTTCTTTGAACACTGCTTCTTCAGGAGTGGGAACTAGTTGACCATCGGCAGTAAAATACCGTAATTGTTGATTATAAATCCCTAAATATAACCCCAATTGCTGACTCCATAACCATCCTTGTTCATTGGGTTCAATGGGTTGATAGGTTCCTGCTATTAAACTAAACCCTTGAAACTCCAAAGTAACAGGATCAAACCAAAAATAATTAGGTGTGCGGAAGATATCTTGATAGGTTTCTTTTTTCTCTTCTCGGTCTATTTTTGCGGTACTTTCTGAGAGAATTTCCACAATAACATTGGGATATTTTCCTCCTTCTTGCCAAACTACCCAACTTTTACGAGTTTGATCTCTAGTTGTTCCTAAAACCACAAAAAAATCAGGTACTCGAAAAAATTCTGATTTCTTCTGGTTGGGACTATAGTAAATGGTTAAATTACCTGTGGCAAAATAGTCATCTCTATCTTGCCATACCCATTCTAAACATTGAATTAACAGTAAAATTTGCCTGAGATGTAAGTTACTTTCCAAGGGAGGTTCATCACTCCAAAATTCACCTTGAGGAAAGATTACCTCATTTTGGGGTATTTGGGTAGTCTCAATCGTTGAAGAAGAAGTCATAAGACTATTTTTAAGTTAATTTATTTTTCTATTATAGCCCAAACCAGATAAAAGGCAAAAATTATCATAAACTAGACAATGTTTTACAAGCTAAAATTGCCCAAGAATAACTAATAAGTCCGTTAATTAACTCTACTTGGTGATTATGTAAAATACCAGATTCTACTATTTTATGATAGTCTTTAACTGAAAATTTGGCGGTTGTTACTGTCACCATATTTTTAACCTATATTCAGGGTTTAAGATATTATTAATATTATTAATATTTCTCTTCTACCGGAAACCAATCCGATTGGATTTGTTCAGAGGAATAGGGACAGTGATCAGAAAATTGCCAGTCAGAAATTCCGGTTTCATTAGCAGCATCTGCCCTAGCATCCTGATAAACTTTTGATAAGTCCTCCCAATATCGTTTTAAACTGGGGGTATCCCTCAGATATCGCTTAAGATGATTTCGTTCTCTTTTGATGGTTATTTCCCAAGACTTAGAGCGTTTTTCGGGTTGATATTCCCATTTTAATAAATGTTGAATAATTAAGCGAATAGACGATAAAAATCTATCCCGTTCTCGTTTACTCAAGTCTTCAATCTCTTCTAATACATTGACCCAATCTACTTCTGTATAGCGTTGTTCTTTAATTAGTGATATTTGTTGTTCAACCCATTTTATAATGTCAGTTTCATAGAGCATTTTTTGTCAACTAAACTATTATTATATTATTTCTATGGGATTGTCATTAAGGACAATAATTTTAGGTTTTTGATTCATATTTTTGCTTCAAATACTACCCTGATCATTGTCCCCTGACTTGTCAACAAGCGTTTCTTTTATGATTAGAATCGCTTGTTTTTCCCTAGATTAATCATTTAGCTGAAATGGCAACTTCAATGACTTTGGCAAATGTTTCAGGTTCAAGTATTGCTAACTGAGCTAACATTTTGCGGTTAAGCTCAATATTGGCTTCCTTTAGTTTACAAATGAGTTTACTATAACTCAAGCCGTGCATTCTGGCCGCCGCATTAATACGGGTAATCCAAAGACGACGAAAATCTCCTTTACGTTTACGGCGATCGCGGTAAGCATTGCGTAATGCTTTCATCACCTGTTGATTAGCAGTACGGAAAAGTCTAGAGTGGGAACCTCTAAAACCTTTGGCTAATTTCAGAATTTTTTTGCGACGTTTACGAGCAACGTTACCCCGTTTTACCCTGGTCATAGTGACTCTCTAAATGATAGTGTTTAGTGGATTGTGTGCTTGTCTATAGATAAGGAAGCATCAGACGAACATTTTCTTCATCTCGTTCGTGAACTAAGGCTAAATGAGACAAACGACGATGTTTACGTTCAGCACTTTTATGGTTTAATAAGTGGTTTTTGTAGGCTTTTCGTCGTAAAATCTTTCCGCTTCCTGTGGCGCGAAAACGCTTTGCTGCTGCCTTTCGAGTCTTCAGTTTGGGCATGAACTTTTATGAAATTAGACACAATTTCTTATTATAGCACTAAATCTTAATATTAGAAAAGTACAAAAATATGCCTGCCCCAATTATCTATGACTGTATCGTCGTCGGTGCTGGACTGGCTGGACTCATCGCAGCCCGTAATTTATCTCGGTCGGGTCACAATGTTCTGGTCGTCGAAGCACAAGAACGTTTCGGAGGTAGGATGTACGGTCAGTACTTACCATCAGGACAGTGGATCGACTCTGCCGTCCTCTGTGATTTAGCAATTTATTTCGGTGATCAAGCTTTGTCTCCTTCTACTTATGAGGAGGCTGACTGGCCGGGCGAACCTTGGGTTGGAGGGGGATACGCTGCCTTTATGCCGCCAGGTGTATGGACAAGCTTCGGTGAGACACTCACAGCCCCAGTAGGAAGGATTTACTGGGCAGGTACAGAGATGGCTGATCGTTAGCCTGGATTTTTTGAGGGTGCAGTGCGCACAGGGGAGGCTACGGCTGAGGCGATCGCCGAACAATTGATAATTGACAATGGATAATAGACAATGGACAATTCATAATTCATAATTCATAATTCATAATTCATAATTCATAATTCATAATTCATAATTCATAATTCATAATTCATAATTCATAATTCATAATTCATAATTCATAATTCATAATTCATAATTCATAATTCATAATGAAAATAATCTCTTATACTATCGCAGCATTATTAACTACGTTACCAGTTAATGTGGCAACTCAAGCAATAGCGAAAGATCCTCCTGCTGCAACATATC
This window encodes:
- a CDS encoding sensor histidine kinase, whose amino-acid sequence is MKLIHYWGKILNPTSLQMRLTLGIAVVSILGLTGVVSWISWRMQQILIITHKNNTQYIVGRFPHDVEIYSDMVTLEEGMQKAIDNLTNTYTLLWVKTPQGKISAQSVSLKMSPQKNILVSFKDLSSQPNLQLVNGRYWLLCSTKLKVKGVNLGQFYIAQDITNDQTMFLSLIGSLSFASLIAIICMTVAIAWYIWRSLQPLARISHLTANISPEKLGEVQIELKNAPSEVKELAQTLETTLLRLADNYEHQRQLVSNVSHELRTPLTLVSGYLQSILRRGTNLTDMQRDALEIAASEANRTIQLLQDLLDLARADSGRMHFHLEPLILNELFDEVKGMVSQYNDRLIEFVLPSDKVIIKVDSNRLKQVLLNLIDNGVKYSSEQSPIMVKLVQIQEKAILEICDHGIGIPLSDQVRIFERFYRVDEARSRTTGGTGLGLSIVKTLVEGMGGSIGVTSQLGKGSTFTVSFPLCR
- a CDS encoding glycosyltransferase family 2 protein, whose translation is MSPINFNVKPEISIILITYNRANYLKKAIESVINQTFKNWELLVIDDGSKDNTFEIVNPFVENNERIRYFRHTNRGLAHARNAGIQACFGNYITFLDSDDSYKSNHLESRLEYMESHPELEAITGGFELEEEIFIVDYYQQDKTISLRDCVMCPTIFGKRYVFFQIKGFQDLPYGEDTDLWNRIEDKFKTERITKPETYVYTRAENSFTKSIYKEKIKS
- a CDS encoding glycosyltransferase family 2 protein encodes the protein MPEQTKVPDSSEILVVIVNYKTPDLTIDCLKSLTNEIQSLPSMKVVVVDNDSADGSVKKIQEAINNEAWSSWVSLIASDKNGGFAFGNNLAIRPVLESSSPPPYFLLLNPDTIVHPDGIKILVDFMNKNPQVGIAGSRLEEPDGTPQCSAFRFHSIFSEFDNSLCLGIVSTLLKPWIIAPPVSVVDCQTDWVAGASMIIRREVFEAIGLLDEGYFMYFEEVDFCLRAHQAGWNCWYVPESRVIHLVGQSSGVTNTKVPPKRRPQYWFDSRQRFFLKNYGLLYTALTDGGAIIGFFLSKIRANLQGKSRNLPPEFFSDFCKNSVWIKRNSQST
- a CDS encoding hydrogenase maturation protease, translating into MLTIIGCGNLNRCDDAVGVIIAQKLQQFFRENTLSNIRIYDCGTAGMEVMFQARGSQKLIIIDACSTGSEPGTIYKVPGEELEALPEPSYSLHDFRWDHALAAGKKIFQEDFPKDVIVYLIEAENLGLGLEISPSLQPAITQVIDWIQQEIRDFIDIKEN
- the hoxU gene encoding bidirectional hydrogenase complex protein HoxU, whose amino-acid sequence is MTVRTLIIDNQNIAIEEGSTILDATKEAGIFIPTLCHLDGVSEAAACRLCLVEIEGSNKLFPACVTQVAEEMVVQTNTLKLQEYRRMTIELFFAEGNHFCAVCVANNNCELQDMAIAVGMDHSRFPYQFPKREIDVSHPMFGIDHNRCILCTRCVRVCDEIEGAHVWDVANRGSECKIISGLNQPWGTVEACTSCGKCVDACPTGAIFRKGSTVAEKERDRSKLEFIVNAREKHEWTR
- a CDS encoding oxidoreductase; translated protein: MRKIKLATVWLAGCSGCHMSFLDLDEWLLELAQKVEVVYSPVGSDIKKYPKDVDICLVEGAIANEDNLELIQQVRKNTKFVISFGDCAVTANVPAMRNMMGGPDLVLKRAYLELGDITPQLPDEPGIVPELLDKVRPVHEVISVDLFVPGCPPDAPRIRQTLETLLRGEKPLMQGREMIKFG
- a CDS encoding DUF3119 family protein; this encodes MTSINSSAVTPKTVELAPKYNIPLVLIGIAIALLFIQPWLSLPLALFGLFLLIQTVTIRLQFTPTALDVYRSNKLLRHFPYSEWQNWEIFWYPVPILFYFKEVNSIHFLPIIFDAKTLKICLEEHYPLVK
- the ispE gene encoding 4-(cytidine 5'-diphospho)-2-C-methyl-D-erythritol kinase; this translates as MKPYTLIAPAKINLYLEIIGDRLDGYHELVMILQSIELADRLEIRPNGTQHIRLHCDHPQVPLDATNLAYRAAQLMIQEFPTAFANYGGIDITLDKRIPVAAGLAGGSTNAAAILVGLDLMWELGLTLPALRRLGEKLGSDVPFCIGGGTAIATGRGEKLDPIQDLDNLWVVLAKYNSIAVSTPWAYQTYKKQFVETYIRDHGEVLSRSSEVHSGPFVQAITQKNGVKIGELIHNDLEKIVLPEYPKVAQLRDILQQLGGLGTMMSGSGPTVFTLCESKIEAETIKKQAKEMINDPDLEFWVTQLSSSGIQVE
- a CDS encoding Uma2 family endonuclease: MLKTQESLYTFEEYCNYNDDPDNRYELVNGKLEIMNPPTFRHLLIAKFLEQEFDKQIKQLNLPWVCLKDAGIRTGWRKSRLPDLYIIPLEEIREYLDKSAISETPPLLVVEVISPDSIKRDYRYKRSEYAALGIPEYWIIDPLENTISILQLEDGFYEEKKFTNQDTIISLTFPELSLTVTKVLESEKND
- a CDS encoding four-carbon acid sugar kinase family protein codes for the protein MNQQPKIIVLDDDPTGSQTVHSCLLLMQWDVDTLRLGLRDEVPIVFILTNTRALTPENASQITREVCHNLKLAIAAENITDFVIVSRSDSTLRGHYPIETDVIAEELGGFDAHFLIPAFFEGGRQTLESVHYLKIEGKLTPVHQTEFAQDSVFGYHYSYLPDYVEEKTNGRIKATEVERFLLTDIRQGSLERLLQLKDNQCAVVDGEVQEDLDKFAEDLLKAAASGKRFLFRSAASILTSLAQLGLQPIGAEEMAKYKPTANPGVVIVGSHVKKTTQQLEDLLQQSEVVGIEVDVKKLRDNPNQKDKLLEDILNRVNTVYQTDKTPVVYTSREELTFDTVQQRLDFGIAVSALLMDIVQGLPSDMGFLISKGGITSNDVLSTGLNLRSARLLGQVLAGCSMISTEKDHPLFPNLPVILFPGNVGNVQGLTTVYSRLKKSV